From a single Sander vitreus isolate 19-12246 chromosome 2, sanVit1, whole genome shotgun sequence genomic region:
- the LOC144530909 gene encoding uncharacterized protein LOC144530909 yields MPRKNVFSFKSVLLVFGILWKLSDTQVNREEANQPPDAPRGDGRAFYALRSCQQLLQSDAGEFFSPDYLCSNPPLWCNWTIQVDPAKRIHLDLEDLTPIDACHLKDDQVHVDEPIGHLKAHKVLQKCWREATYTSSSNTLYVVQLIGGWPSSPYRGFYGRYQAFGPPVVYNPQEGFPNRESEPSPGISDFNERVSNGEQLESEHPSPASSDLTYDYFSPSSDGTEPEEATDTESRHPHRGPLDREGVPLKPLRASLTQPSLLHLHSSNAAVRARSRSKPPRTARLLMWRELRRIQRELRRIQRELRRIQRELRRIQRELRRIQRELRRIQRELRRIQRELRRIQRKLRRIQRKLYVQRKRGCRRKKGFWWRKCQTGFLLSLKQQNQRRLSHLFLSPTWWSRCRTTEESSTSEITLKFLIFLAVSIGLNCGVVFPVLTRIKHHLFEVTVEVKFIPDVKESWDMFLSLLPSVKELISKQLKPLHMPLSMKTKRKKRLRAGGLYIIWLQIGQGPEYLQVHQTVHSNLHGLSATAVGVGQWEAVISSVSIADVNECGTQMVLCDVNADCVNRFGSYSCHCRPGFQDESRLGSGGTTCVDKKPAGCSSDLSPETKGVYGLFFLLSSLILLLLAAASLLYHRHRRGAFLVRCYSSDSGIAPPDHNNNNNHHCHHHDDTYLNPPDSDLPPPPPPVRSFREGWPSAKERSPALDLQLLRFSQLLRPDTCTEPQADGKN; encoded by the exons ATGCCACGGAAGAACGTCTTTAGCTTTAAAAGCGTGCTGCTCGTATTTGGTATATTGTGGAAACTCAGTGACACACAG GTAAACCGAGAAGAAGCCAACCAGCCTCCAG ATGCACCCAGAGGCGACGGCAGGGCCTTCTACGCCCTGCGGAGCtgccagcagctgctgcagagcGATGCCGGCGAGTTCTTCTCCCCGGATTACCTGTGCTCCAACCCGCCGCTGTGGTGCAACTGGACCATCCAGGTGGACCCGGCAAAGAGGATCCATCTCGACCTGGAGGACCTGACCCCCATCGACGCCTGCCACCTCAAAGATGACCAGGTCCACGTGGACGAGCCCATCGGACATTTAAAGGCTCACAAAGTCCTGCAGAAGTGCTGGCGGGAGGCCACGTACACGTCCTCGTCCAACACTCTGTATGTGGTGCAGCTGATTGGCGGCTGGCCCAGCTCGCCCTACAGGGGCTTCTACGGCCGCTACCAGGCCTTTGGACCCCCGGTGGTTTACAACCCGCAGGAGGGATTCCCAAACAGGGAGTCAGAACCATCTCCTGGAATCTCGGACTTCAATGAACGTGTTAGCAACGGTGAACAGCTGGAGTCAGAGCACCCGTCGCCGGCTAGTTCTGATCTTACGTATGATTATTTTAGTCCATCTTCAGACGGGACGGAGCCCGAGGAGGCCACAGACACTGAG TCTCGGCATCCACACAGGGGACCTCTCGATCGGGAAGGGGTGCCTCTAAAACCCCTTCGCGCCAGTCTGACTCAGCCGTCCCTCCTGCATCTTCACAGCAGCAACGCGGCGGTCAGAGCCAGGAGCCGCTCAAAACCGCCACGGACAGCCCGGCTGCTGATGTGGAGGGAGCTTCGACGCATCCAGAGGGAGCTTCGACGCATCCAGAGGGAGCTTCGACGCATCCAGAGGGAGCTTCGACGCATCCAGAGGGAGCTTCGACGCATCCAGAGGGAGCTTCGACGCATCCAGAGGGAGCTTCGACGCATCCAGAGGGAGCTTCGACGCATCCAGAGGAAGCTTCGACGCATCCAGAGGAAGCTGTACGTCCAGAGGAAGAGAGGCTGTCGGAGGAAGAAAGGCTTTTGGTGGAGGAAATGCCAAACCggcttccttctctctctgaagcagcagaaccagaggAGACTGAGCCACCTCTTCCTCAGCCCAACATGGTGGAGCCGCTGTCGGACCACCGAGGAAAGC TCCACATCAGAAATCACTCTGAAGTTCCTCATCTTCCTGGCGGTGAGTATCGGACTGAACTGTGGTGTTGTATTTCCTGTTTTGACTCGGATCAAAC ATCACCTGTTTGAAGTGACGGTTGAAGTGAAATTCATCCCGGATGTAAAGGAGTCCTGGGACATGTTCCTGTCACTGCTGCCGTCGGTAAAAGAGTTG ATCAGCAAGCAGCTGAAGCCTCTGCATATGCCGCTGTCCATGaagactaaaagaaaaaaaag actgaGGGCAGGAGGGCTGTACATCATCTGGCTGCAGATTGGACAGGGGCCGGAGTATCTGCAGGTCCACCAGACTGTCCACTCCAACCTGCACGGCCTCTCTGCCACGGCCGTCGGCGTCGGCCAATGGGAAGCTGTGATCTCCTCGGTGTCGATTGCAG atgtAAACGAGTGCGGGACCCAGATGGTGCTGTGTGACGTTAACGCAGACTGTGTGAACCGGTTCGGTTCATACTCGTGCCACTGCAGGCCGGGCTTCCAGGACGAGTCCCGCCTGGGGTCGGGAGGAACTACCTGTGTTGATAAGAAGCCTGcag GTTGCAGCTCGGACCTGTCGCCTGAGACGAAGGGCGTCTACGGGCTTTTCTTCCTGCTCAGCTCgctcatcctgctgctgctggcggcGGCCAGCCTGCTGTACCACCGGCACCGCCGCGGGGCCTTCCTGGTCCGGTGCtacagcagcgacagcggcatcgcTCCTCcagaccacaacaacaacaacaaccaccactGCCATCACCATGACGACACCTACCTCAACCCCCCGGACTCTGACCTGCCCCCGCCCCCTCCGCCTGTCCGGAGCTTCAGGGAGGGCTGGCCCTCGGCGAAGGAGCGCAGCCCGGCCCTGGACCTGCAGCTGCTGCGCTTCAGCCAGCTGCTGCGGCCCGACACCTGCACGGAGCCGCAGGCGGACGGGAAGAACTGA
- the commd1 gene encoding COMM domain-containing protein 1 — translation MADVEATKALSGLLNGIAQKVYYNNSEITEELLKNELFPELSQEQFKALHEKMKGLLKSIATADMDHAQLEAFLTAQTKRQGSGGVTAEQAAALSRFWKSQRVRVRESLLAQSRWEPGLRGLSWRVDLQTAASRGDAAHSGPVALMELELGRAGEDSEFVCLEFDETKVNQVLKKMSDIQESIDRIVHRT, via the exons ATGGCGGATGTAGAAGCGACGAAGGCTTTGAGCGGACTGTTAAATGGAATAGCTCAGAAAGTGTATTATAACAACAGCGAAATCACAGAGGAGCTGCTGAAAAATGAGTTATTCCCCGAGCTGTCGCAGGAGCAGTTCAAGGCTTTacatgagaaaatgaaaggcCTCCTAAAG TCCATCGCCACAGCAGACATGGACCACGCCCAGCTGGAGGCCTTCCTCACAGCCCAGACTAAGAGGCAGGGCAGTGGCGGGGTGACTGCCGAGCAGGCCGCCGCCCTCTCTCGCTTCTGGAAGAGCCAGCGAGTCCGAGTGAGGGAGAGCTTGCTGGCTCAGAGCCGCTGGGAGCCCGGCCTCAGGGGTCTCTCCTGGAGGGTGGACCTCCAGACCGCAGCCAGCCGGGGGGACGCAGCCCACAGCGGCCCGGTTGCCCTGATGGAGCTGGAGCTAGGCAGAGCCGGAGAG gaCTCCGAGTTTGTGTGTCTGGAGTTTGATGAAACCAAAGTGAACCAGGTGCTGAAGAAGATGTCTGATATCCAGGAGAGCATTGACAGAATCGTTCACCGCACTTAg